One Microlunatus soli genomic window carries:
- a CDS encoding potassium channel family protein produces MPDAPEETSHVDRVGHVVVVGADSIVVRLTEELERAGEQTVIVARAGADPDLISDARAHGAEVVTAGRVREPDLIAAGIKGAKAAVIIDEDDVWVIRVALVVEELNPEVRLVLGLSDARLGARLRPVLGECEILSPAALAAPSFVAAALATTDTMTFEIGGRLVVAGPADRVGGDRLGVIGDSEQTELSGAVLPADATGDIVLGTELVGRSSPAVRQSGMFGALTRVIDRRLRLVLLGLAILILLSTVYFKLVGVDWLEALYLAFTASTDTGIGDSEEHLGVGFRFGAVIIQLFGLMLSSGITAVIVDALISARLEELSGGIRGRPRDHVVVCGLGRIGTEVAIRLHSRGVSVVAIEQDERAVGVSRIRARKIPVLIGAAGEDAILAAAGVSRAHAVLALTDNDSVNLEIGLVAKQAKENVRVVTRVFDHELAGRVERRLKLGATRSLSMLAAPAFASAALSRTDRLIFPIGRWVLIFTELTVQADSGAAGIRLSELPDPDVARVLAHRPVGGNRWDWQPGNPRLAVGDQLAVAATRTGLARMLLLTKVTRRS; encoded by the coding sequence ATGCCCGACGCCCCCGAGGAGACGAGCCACGTCGACCGTGTCGGACATGTGGTGGTGGTCGGCGCGGACAGCATCGTGGTCCGGTTGACCGAGGAGCTCGAACGCGCCGGCGAGCAGACCGTGATCGTCGCGCGAGCCGGGGCCGATCCCGATCTGATCAGCGACGCCCGGGCCCACGGCGCCGAGGTGGTCACCGCGGGTCGGGTCCGGGAACCGGATCTGATCGCCGCCGGCATCAAGGGGGCCAAGGCAGCGGTGATCATCGACGAGGACGACGTCTGGGTGATCCGGGTGGCGCTGGTCGTCGAGGAACTGAATCCTGAGGTCCGGCTGGTGCTCGGACTGTCCGACGCCCGGCTCGGGGCCCGGCTGCGTCCGGTGCTCGGCGAATGCGAGATCCTGTCGCCGGCAGCGCTGGCCGCGCCGTCGTTCGTTGCGGCCGCGTTGGCGACGACGGACACGATGACCTTCGAGATCGGTGGTCGGCTGGTGGTCGCCGGACCCGCGGACCGCGTCGGTGGAGACCGGCTCGGTGTGATCGGAGACAGCGAGCAGACCGAGCTCAGCGGCGCGGTGCTGCCGGCTGATGCCACCGGTGACATCGTGTTGGGGACCGAGCTGGTCGGACGCAGCAGTCCGGCCGTTCGGCAGTCGGGCATGTTCGGCGCGCTGACCAGAGTGATCGATCGCCGGCTACGACTGGTGCTGCTCGGACTGGCGATCCTGATCCTGCTGAGCACGGTCTATTTCAAGCTGGTCGGCGTCGACTGGCTGGAGGCGCTCTACCTGGCCTTCACCGCGTCGACCGACACCGGGATCGGCGACTCCGAGGAACACCTCGGTGTCGGCTTCCGCTTCGGCGCCGTGATCATCCAGCTCTTCGGTCTGATGCTGTCCTCGGGCATCACCGCTGTGATCGTCGACGCCCTGATCAGTGCTCGGTTGGAGGAGTTGTCCGGCGGGATCCGTGGCCGTCCCCGTGATCATGTGGTGGTCTGCGGACTCGGACGGATCGGGACCGAGGTGGCGATCCGGCTGCACAGCCGCGGCGTCTCGGTGGTCGCGATCGAACAGGACGAACGGGCTGTCGGCGTCTCCCGGATCAGGGCCCGGAAGATCCCGGTGCTGATCGGAGCCGCCGGCGAGGACGCGATCCTGGCTGCCGCCGGAGTGTCCCGCGCGCATGCGGTGCTGGCACTGACCGACAACGACTCGGTCAACCTGGAGATCGGTCTGGTTGCCAAGCAGGCCAAGGAGAACGTCCGGGTGGTGACCCGCGTTTTCGATCATGAACTCGCCGGCCGGGTCGAGCGCCGACTGAAACTCGGCGCGACCCGGAGCCTGTCGATGCTCGCCGCGCCGGCCTTCGCGTCGGCGGCCCTGAGCCGTACCGACCGGCTGATCTTTCCGATCGGCCGATGGGTGTTGATCTTCACCGAGTTGACGGTCCAGGCGGATTCCGGCGCGGCCGGGATCCGGCTCAGTGAGCTTCCGGATCCCGATGTGGCGCGGGTGCTCGCCCATCGGCCGGTGGGCGGCAACCGCTGGGACTGGCAGCCGGGCAACCCGAGGCTCGCCGTCGGTGATCAACTCGCAGTTGCCGCGACCCGGACCGGACTGGCCAGGATGCTGCTGCTGACCAAGGTCACCCGTCGCAGCTGA
- the pgm gene encoding phosphoglucomutase (alpha-D-glucose-1,6-bisphosphate-dependent), producing MAHPRAGTPALPQDLIDVDAVVGAYYDRRPDPADPDQQVVFGTSGHRGSSLDTAFNEAHIAATTQAIVEYRAGQGITGPLYLGKDTHALSLPAWKTAIEVLHAAGVTVLCEQDDQFTPTPAVSRAIINHNRDAAPAEIADGIVVTPSHNPPRDGGFKYNPPHGGPADSDATKAIAARANELLGDLSAIKRTGFEHAITEVTRYDYLGRYVADLALAVDLEAIKNAGVRIGADPLGGASVEYWGRIGDQYGLDLTVVNPEVDPRWSFMTLDTDGKIRMDCSSPNAMASLINKLADGAGYDIATGNDADSDRHGIVTPDAGLMNPNHYLAVAIGYLYAHRDGWRGDAGVGKTLVSSSMIDKVAADLGRTLVEVPVGFKWFVDGLRSGAVGFGGEESAGASFLARDGSTWTTDKDGILLALLASEIQAVTGKSPSQHYAALEAEHGSPAYARVDAPADREQKAKLAALDADAITATELAGDKITAVLTKAPGNDAPIGGLKVTTDSAWFAARPSGTEDVYKIYAESFRGQDHLAQVQDAAREVVNAAL from the coding sequence ATGGCTCACCCACGCGCAGGCACGCCCGCCCTCCCCCAAGACCTGATCGACGTCGACGCGGTGGTCGGCGCCTACTACGACCGGCGCCCCGATCCGGCCGACCCGGACCAGCAGGTCGTGTTCGGCACCAGCGGGCATCGCGGCTCGAGCCTGGACACCGCCTTCAACGAGGCGCACATCGCCGCCACCACTCAGGCGATCGTCGAGTACCGCGCGGGCCAGGGCATCACCGGTCCGCTCTATCTCGGTAAGGACACCCACGCCCTGTCACTGCCGGCATGGAAGACCGCGATCGAGGTGCTGCACGCCGCCGGCGTCACGGTGCTCTGCGAACAGGACGACCAGTTCACCCCGACCCCGGCGGTCTCTCGGGCGATCATCAACCACAACCGGGACGCCGCACCGGCCGAGATCGCCGACGGCATCGTGGTGACCCCGTCGCACAACCCGCCCCGGGACGGCGGTTTCAAATACAACCCGCCGCACGGTGGACCGGCCGACTCCGACGCCACGAAGGCGATCGCGGCCCGGGCCAACGAGTTGCTCGGCGATCTGTCGGCGATCAAGCGGACCGGCTTCGAGCACGCGATCACCGAGGTCACCCGCTACGACTACCTCGGCCGCTACGTCGCCGACCTGGCACTCGCTGTTGATCTCGAGGCGATCAAGAACGCCGGTGTACGGATCGGCGCCGATCCGCTGGGTGGTGCCAGTGTCGAGTACTGGGGCCGGATCGGCGACCAGTACGGTCTCGATCTCACCGTGGTGAACCCCGAGGTCGATCCACGATGGTCGTTCATGACCTTGGACACCGACGGCAAGATCAGGATGGACTGCTCCTCGCCGAACGCGATGGCGTCCTTGATCAACAAGCTCGCCGACGGCGCCGGCTACGACATCGCAACCGGCAACGACGCCGACTCCGACCGGCACGGAATCGTCACCCCCGATGCGGGTCTGATGAATCCCAACCACTACCTGGCGGTGGCGATCGGCTACCTGTACGCCCATCGCGACGGTTGGCGCGGCGACGCCGGCGTCGGCAAAACCTTGGTCAGCTCGTCCATGATCGACAAGGTGGCCGCCGACCTCGGCCGGACGCTGGTCGAGGTGCCGGTCGGTTTCAAGTGGTTCGTCGACGGACTGCGCAGCGGCGCGGTCGGTTTCGGTGGCGAGGAGTCTGCCGGTGCGTCGTTCCTGGCCCGGGACGGCAGCACCTGGACCACCGACAAGGACGGCATCCTGCTGGCCCTGCTGGCCAGTGAGATCCAGGCCGTCACCGGCAAGAGCCCGAGCCAGCACTACGCGGCGTTGGAAGCCGAGCACGGCAGTCCTGCCTACGCCCGGGTCGACGCTCCCGCCGACCGGGAGCAGAAGGCCAAGCTCGCCGCCCTGGACGCCGATGCGATCACCGCGACCGAACTGGCCGGCGACAAGATCACCGCAGTGCTCACCAAGGCCCCCGGTAACGACGCCCCGATCGGCGGTCTGAAGGTGACCACGGACAGCGCCTGGTTCGCCGCCCGTCCTTCCGGCACCGAGGACGTCTACAAGATCTACGCCGAATCGTTCCGCGGCCAGGACCATCTCGCCCAGGTCCAGGACGCCGCCCGCGAGGTCGTCAACGCAGCCCTCTGA
- a CDS encoding nucleotide disphospho-sugar-binding domain-containing protein: MRILFATAPGYGLTLPLIPMMWAARTAGHEVLLATTSEMTEAGARAGLAVYDVFPARDVWGDLMRQVMDKTADHGDEPEEYRLARQSMGPFGLFTASMTAGTIEAGRVFRADLVAYSSDHAPGMLTAAALGVPGLEIGNRVSWSTRDVDWSQRADRGEDEVTAFMRTKLGIGDRQARVIARIDPRAPSMGGLGNDEQAADARDGVPWWPMSYVPYNGGAVVPPWALQPADRPRIAVTLGTVVPVMTGVSNLRVVIEALGAMEVDVVLAAGTTDLTELGELPDNVSSVGYLPLSTFLPGCAAIVHHGGSGTTAAPLYYGIPQLVLPSFADNPMSAQRVVDRGVGLSHDPATVDVDTVRELVDRLLSERSFADAAAEVSAEMAAQPSPAIVLARAVAALN, from the coding sequence GTGAGAATCCTCTTTGCGACCGCGCCGGGCTACGGCCTCACCCTTCCGTTGATCCCGATGATGTGGGCGGCGCGAACCGCCGGGCACGAGGTGCTGCTGGCGACCACCTCGGAGATGACCGAGGCCGGTGCCCGGGCCGGCCTGGCCGTCTATGACGTGTTCCCGGCCAGGGACGTCTGGGGCGACCTGATGCGACAGGTGATGGACAAGACCGCCGATCATGGCGACGAGCCGGAGGAATACCGGCTTGCCCGCCAGAGCATGGGACCGTTCGGGCTGTTCACGGCGTCGATGACCGCCGGCACTATCGAGGCCGGTCGCGTCTTCCGCGCCGATCTCGTCGCCTACTCCTCCGACCATGCGCCGGGGATGTTGACCGCGGCGGCGCTGGGCGTTCCAGGGCTGGAGATCGGCAACCGGGTGTCCTGGTCGACCCGGGACGTGGACTGGAGCCAACGCGCCGATCGGGGCGAGGACGAGGTGACCGCGTTCATGCGGACCAAACTCGGGATCGGTGACCGGCAGGCCCGTGTGATCGCCAGGATCGATCCGCGCGCACCCAGCATGGGCGGCCTGGGCAACGACGAGCAGGCCGCCGATGCCCGGGACGGCGTGCCGTGGTGGCCGATGAGTTACGTCCCCTACAACGGCGGCGCCGTTGTACCGCCGTGGGCCCTGCAGCCAGCCGACCGGCCCCGGATCGCGGTCACGCTGGGCACTGTCGTCCCGGTGATGACCGGGGTCAGCAACCTGCGGGTGGTGATCGAGGCGCTCGGCGCGATGGAGGTGGACGTGGTGCTCGCCGCCGGCACGACCGACCTGACCGAGCTCGGCGAACTGCCCGACAACGTGTCCTCGGTAGGCTACCTGCCGCTGTCGACCTTCCTGCCCGGCTGCGCGGCGATCGTGCATCACGGCGGATCGGGGACCACTGCGGCGCCGCTGTACTACGGGATCCCGCAACTGGTCCTGCCGTCCTTCGCCGACAATCCGATGTCGGCCCAGCGGGTGGTCGACCGCGGCGTCGGCCTGTCCCACGATCCGGCGACGGTGGACGTCGACACCGTACGAGAACTGGTCGATCGGTTGCTGTCGGAGAGGTCCTTCGCCGACGCCGCCGCCGAGGTCAGCGCCGAAATGGCGGCCCAGCCGAGCCCGGCGATTGTGTTGGCCCGCGCGGTTGCCGCGCTGAACTGA
- a CDS encoding tetratricopeptide repeat protein, whose protein sequence is MSPTPSNPRGAIDLSDLAAKAQQNDPQPGAAGAASQPGTGSRSAAGPAGASYVFEATEQTFETEVLRQSLNYPIIVEFYSPRAQGADQLSAALAELATEAAGKFAVARLNVDAAPQFAQAIGLQAVPTVVAVIQGQLAPLFQGALGKEEIRPAIDQVIKAAVSNGVVGRAEPTSVPADTEGADDEPDPRFAAADDALASGDYAAAEAEFDKLLQANPKDAEAQAGKAQAALLRRTADADPDAVLAAAAAPDATVDQQLAAADVELATNQAEQAFGRLIGVIRRTAGDERNTVRVRLLELFETVGNSDPRVQKARRDLMAALF, encoded by the coding sequence ATGAGTCCGACTCCGTCCAACCCGCGTGGTGCCATCGACCTGTCAGATCTGGCTGCGAAGGCGCAACAGAACGACCCACAACCGGGTGCAGCCGGAGCCGCATCCCAGCCCGGGACGGGATCCCGGAGTGCAGCTGGGCCGGCCGGGGCGTCGTACGTCTTCGAGGCGACCGAGCAGACCTTCGAGACCGAGGTGCTGCGGCAGTCGCTGAACTATCCGATCATCGTCGAGTTCTACTCGCCGCGGGCGCAGGGCGCCGACCAGCTGTCGGCAGCGCTGGCCGAGCTGGCGACCGAGGCCGCCGGCAAGTTCGCTGTCGCGCGGCTGAATGTCGATGCCGCGCCCCAGTTCGCCCAGGCGATCGGGCTGCAGGCGGTGCCCACGGTCGTCGCGGTGATCCAGGGCCAGCTGGCGCCGCTGTTCCAGGGGGCGCTGGGCAAGGAGGAGATCCGGCCGGCGATCGACCAGGTCATCAAGGCGGCCGTCTCCAACGGTGTCGTGGGCCGGGCCGAGCCGACCAGCGTGCCGGCCGACACCGAGGGTGCCGACGACGAGCCGGATCCGCGGTTCGCCGCTGCCGACGATGCGCTCGCCAGCGGCGACTACGCCGCTGCCGAGGCCGAATTCGACAAGCTGCTGCAGGCCAATCCGAAGGATGCCGAGGCCCAGGCAGGCAAGGCTCAGGCTGCCTTGCTGCGCCGGACGGCCGACGCCGATCCCGATGCCGTGCTGGCTGCGGCCGCTGCGCCGGATGCGACGGTCGATCAGCAGCTGGCCGCGGCCGACGTCGAGTTGGCGACCAACCAGGCGGAGCAGGCCTTCGGACGGCTGATCGGCGTGATCCGCAGGACAGCCGGCGACGAACGCAACACCGTACGGGTCCGGTTGCTGGAGCTCTTCGAGACCGTCGGCAACTCCGACCCGCGGGTGCAGAAGGCGCGCCGTGACCTGATGGCCGCGCTGTTCTGA
- a CDS encoding type II toxin-antitoxin system CcdA family antitoxin, producing the protein MSRVNVYLPDDLAERARAAELNVSALARSAIEDALDQRSLSGWLERYRPGGRRARHVDAMSALDQTREEFGSGPTSELR; encoded by the coding sequence ATGTCTCGGGTCAACGTCTACTTGCCGGACGACCTCGCCGAGCGTGCCCGCGCAGCAGAACTGAACGTCTCCGCGCTCGCACGGTCGGCCATCGAGGACGCCCTGGACCAGCGGTCGCTGTCCGGGTGGCTGGAGCGTTACCGGCCGGGGGGCCGGCGGGCGCGACACGTTGATGCGATGTCGGCGCTTGATCAGACACGAGAGGAATTCGGGTCCGGCCCGACGAGTGAACTGCGGTGA
- a CDS encoding type II toxin-antitoxin system VapC family toxin, producing MSTVVIDASAVVDLLADTEIAPLVAARIEEQVLIAPAHLDAEVLSAMARMERAGTISAPDADRAIAGLTEMPVRRYPVAGLLAGAWRRRGSLRVLDALYAELAEQQAAELITTDARLARSLSIEAV from the coding sequence GTGAGCACCGTAGTCATCGATGCCTCGGCCGTTGTCGATCTACTGGCCGACACGGAGATCGCGCCCCTAGTTGCGGCGCGCATCGAGGAGCAGGTGTTGATTGCACCGGCACATCTGGATGCCGAGGTGCTCTCGGCCATGGCCAGGATGGAGCGTGCCGGAACCATCAGCGCACCGGATGCTGATCGTGCGATCGCCGGGCTGACCGAGATGCCGGTGCGTCGCTATCCTGTTGCCGGGTTGCTCGCCGGTGCGTGGCGACGGCGTGGATCGCTCCGCGTCCTCGACGCCCTGTACGCCGAACTGGCGGAGCAGCAGGCCGCCGAGTTGATCACGACGGACGCGAGGTTGGCACGGTCGCTGTCGATCGAAGCGGTCTGA
- a CDS encoding NUDIX domain-containing protein codes for MTRPPITVRVDSDGIGRLQLPDQCPPDDTDREALTAAVSSVVADAFAADPGPRRIESVIAENDHPARWAMVRSGFRLEGRRRGARRSGVDDQPVDELIFGRLSSDIVGGPDGFSAVANSTMPRKRLIAHVLMRDENGRILLCETKFKTDWELPGGIVEPNESPRLGAIREIGEELGIEREVGNLLAVDWMPPYLGWDDACELIFDGGTVTEAEIADYRLDPHEIAAVRLIDLADAEPHLTPLSFRRLTAISTLDVPRTLVMEDGRPL; via the coding sequence GTGACACGTCCCCCGATCACGGTCCGCGTCGACTCCGACGGCATCGGCCGGCTCCAGCTCCCCGATCAGTGCCCGCCTGACGACACCGACCGGGAAGCGCTGACCGCCGCTGTGTCGTCGGTCGTCGCCGACGCGTTCGCCGCTGACCCGGGACCGCGTCGGATCGAGTCGGTGATCGCCGAGAACGATCACCCCGCGCGATGGGCGATGGTGCGGTCCGGCTTCCGGCTGGAGGGGCGGCGGCGCGGGGCGCGGCGCTCCGGCGTCGACGATCAGCCGGTCGACGAGTTGATCTTCGGACGATTGAGCAGCGACATCGTCGGCGGACCTGACGGGTTCTCCGCTGTCGCCAATTCGACGATGCCGCGCAAACGACTGATCGCGCACGTACTGATGCGCGACGAGAACGGTCGGATCCTGCTGTGTGAGACCAAGTTCAAGACCGATTGGGAGTTACCCGGCGGCATCGTCGAACCGAACGAGTCACCACGGCTGGGTGCGATCCGCGAGATCGGTGAGGAACTCGGTATCGAACGGGAGGTCGGCAATCTCCTGGCGGTGGACTGGATGCCGCCTTATCTCGGCTGGGACGACGCCTGCGAGTTGATCTTCGACGGCGGCACGGTGACCGAGGCCGAGATCGCCGATTACCGGCTCGATCCGCACGAGATCGCCGCCGTCAGGTTGATCGATCTGGCCGACGCCGAACCGCACCTGACGCCGCTGTCCTTCCGGCGGCTGACGGCGATCAGCACGCTGGACGTCCCGCGCACCCTGGTGATGGAGGACGGCCGCCCGCTCTGA
- the glgB gene encoding 1,4-alpha-glucan branching protein GlgB — translation MAVDPTGGLTGWDLTGFGEGHDTECWKRLGAIEVTLEDSERGPVFGTRFSVWAPNARAVRLAGGFNNWDGQRHQLSRVPGSGVWATFVEGVGTGALYKFEVLGADDVWRLKTDPMARFCEAAPHNASIVYNSQFRWTDDDWLWYRGEQQAHQRPMSIYEVHLGSWRRGLSYLQLARELVEYVSWQGYTHVELMPLAEHPYEGSWGYHVTGYFAPVSRFGSPDELRYLIDRLHAAGIGVIMDWVPGHFATDPWALQRFDGTALYEHEDPRKGWHPDWGSYIFNLGRNEVRSFLMSNAYYWLDEFHIDGLRVDGVASMLYLDYSREPGEWVPNIYGGNENLESVSFLQTVNSDLYRRKPGIITVAEESTSWPGVSRAVDHGGLGFGFKWNMGWMNDSLRYYGRQPIHRQYHHHEITFAMAYAYSENFVLPISHDEVVHGKGSMYERAPEDEWRKFATMRAFYAYQWSYPGKKLIFMGTEFGQQHEWAEQRSLDWEESSRWGHRGVQLLIKDLNRVYRAHPALWRHDHDPSGFRWIDADDQGGNTYSYLRFDPAAEGRPGQAVAVVINFSAEPRRDLRIGLPAEGRWTEILNTDAELYNGSGQFGNLGQVEARPVPSHGLECSAEVTVPPLGAVWFRHDPDHPVEDSGAVLDQITATLGETSARPTD, via the coding sequence ATGGCAGTCGATCCGACCGGAGGACTGACCGGCTGGGACCTGACCGGCTTCGGCGAGGGGCACGACACCGAGTGCTGGAAACGACTCGGCGCGATCGAGGTCACCCTCGAGGACTCCGAACGTGGCCCGGTGTTCGGCACCAGGTTCTCGGTCTGGGCGCCGAATGCTCGTGCGGTGCGGCTGGCCGGCGGCTTCAACAACTGGGACGGTCAGCGCCATCAGCTCAGCCGGGTACCGGGCAGCGGCGTCTGGGCGACGTTCGTCGAAGGGGTCGGCACCGGAGCGCTCTACAAGTTCGAGGTCCTCGGCGCCGACGATGTCTGGCGGCTGAAGACCGACCCGATGGCACGCTTCTGCGAGGCCGCGCCGCACAATGCCTCGATCGTCTACAACAGCCAGTTCCGCTGGACCGACGACGATTGGCTGTGGTACCGGGGCGAACAACAGGCGCACCAACGCCCGATGAGCATCTACGAGGTGCACCTGGGCTCGTGGCGACGCGGACTCAGCTATCTCCAACTCGCCCGTGAGTTGGTCGAGTACGTCAGTTGGCAGGGTTACACCCACGTCGAGTTGATGCCGCTGGCCGAGCATCCGTACGAGGGGTCCTGGGGCTACCACGTGACCGGCTATTTCGCGCCGGTGTCGAGATTCGGCTCCCCCGACGAGCTGCGCTACCTGATCGACCGGCTGCACGCCGCCGGCATCGGCGTGATCATGGACTGGGTGCCCGGACATTTCGCCACCGATCCGTGGGCGCTGCAACGCTTCGACGGCACCGCCCTCTACGAACACGAGGATCCGCGCAAGGGCTGGCACCCGGACTGGGGTTCCTACATCTTCAACCTGGGCCGCAACGAGGTCCGCAGCTTCCTGATGTCGAACGCCTACTACTGGTTGGACGAGTTCCACATCGACGGACTACGGGTCGACGGTGTCGCCTCGATGCTCTACCTGGACTACTCCCGTGAGCCGGGTGAATGGGTCCCCAACATCTACGGCGGCAACGAGAATCTCGAGTCGGTGAGTTTCCTGCAGACCGTGAACAGCGACCTGTATCGACGCAAGCCCGGCATCATCACCGTCGCCGAGGAGTCCACTTCCTGGCCGGGTGTCTCTCGGGCCGTTGATCACGGCGGTCTCGGGTTCGGTTTCAAATGGAACATGGGCTGGATGAACGACTCGCTGCGTTACTACGGGCGGCAGCCGATCCACCGCCAGTACCACCATCACGAGATCACCTTCGCGATGGCCTATGCCTACTCGGAGAACTTCGTGCTGCCGATCAGCCACGACGAGGTCGTCCACGGCAAGGGATCGATGTATGAGCGTGCGCCCGAGGACGAGTGGCGCAAGTTCGCCACGATGCGAGCGTTCTACGCTTATCAGTGGTCCTATCCGGGTAAGAAGTTGATCTTCATGGGCACCGAGTTCGGCCAGCAGCACGAGTGGGCCGAGCAGCGTAGCCTGGACTGGGAGGAGAGCAGTCGTTGGGGCCACCGCGGGGTACAGCTGTTGATCAAGGACCTGAATCGGGTCTACCGCGCTCACCCGGCACTCTGGCGTCATGATCACGATCCGTCCGGCTTCCGCTGGATCGACGCCGATGATCAGGGTGGCAACACCTACTCCTACCTCAGGTTCGATCCCGCTGCCGAGGGCCGGCCCGGCCAAGCGGTGGCGGTGGTGATCAACTTCTCCGCCGAGCCTCGCCGGGACCTGCGGATCGGGCTGCCGGCCGAGGGCCGCTGGACCGAGATCCTGAACACCGACGCCGAGCTCTACAACGGTTCGGGCCAGTTCGGCAACCTCGGACAGGTCGAGGCCCGCCCGGTGCCCAGTCATGGACTGGAGTGCAGCGCCGAGGTGACGGTCCCGCCACTCGGAGCGGTCTGGTTCCGGCACGATCCGGACCATCCGGTCGAGGACTCGGGCGCGGTCCTGGACCAGATCACGGCGACACTGGGTGAGACCTCGGCGCGCCCGACCGACTAG